TCTAGAATTATAACTACATATCTTTCTTCTTTATACTTTTTTTCGATTTCATGTCGCTTTTCTGAATTAACTAAATAAAACAAATTTACATTCTCATCTTTATTTACATTATGCTTTATCTTAGACATATATAAATCATAGAAGCTACCGTTTATTTCGACATCCTTATAGTAATCTTTATCTGACTTTAATAGCTTTGTAGTATCAATATCATTAAAAATAGTATTGATATTTCTAGATAAAATCTTCTTATTTTCATTTATTATAGAGCAACTAGAATTTGCCCATAAAATAGTTCCCTTATTACTAACTATCATCATTGGTAGTGGCATATTTAATAATGTATTTTTATATACCGTATCTAAACTCATATTAAAATCTTCTATAACTTCATTTATTTGAGTTTCTCTTTTCTTTATAAATATACTGCTACTTATATTGGTAATTCCTAATACTATAACTGAAAGAATAGCAATAAAATGACTTCCATTCATAAATGCAGCCAAACTTAATACAAGTATTATTATCAAATATATATGATTCGCCTTTTTTAAAAATCTAAACTTACTTTCCATTTCTTATCCTTTCTTCTTCATAAAGAACCTCTATATCACCAATATACTATTTACTTTTAAATAACTTTATAAAAATTTATATTGCCTCCACTTAAAATTGCGCTCTTATCATATATATTATCTTCTATATATTACTTTTTTATAATATTAAAATAGCCCATAGCAAAGCTATGGGCTTACATTTTTTACTCAGTTGTAAATGGTAATAAAGCTATGTTTCTTGATCTCTTAACAGCACCTGTTAATTCTCTTTGGTGCTTAGCACAAGTTCCACTGATTCTTCTTGGTAAAATCTTACCTCTTTCAGTAACGAACTTTCTTAATTTGTTAATATCTTTGTAATCAATAGCTTCGCTCTTTTCAGAACAGAATGCGCAAACTTTCTTTCTTGCTCTTCTGCCTCTCATGTTCTTTTTGTATTCTTTCTTTTCGCTCATGTCTTTCCCTCCTTTACCTAAATATTAGAACGGTATTTCATCATCATCATCTATTGGATCAGCCCAACCGTTATCGTAACTTTGATCTGAACCTAAATTTGATGAATTATAAGATTCTCCGTTATTAGAACCTCTGCTTCCTCCATTGAAACCACCTTCTGCACCATTTCCTCTTTCAAGGAATTGTACTTCATCAGCTACAACTTCAGTAACATATCTTCTAATTCCATCTTTGCCTTCATAGTTTCTAGTTTGAATTCTGCCACTAATTCCGATAAGTCTTCCTTTGCTCATATAATTCGCAACATTTTCACCTTGTTTACCCCAAACTACTATTGGAATAAAATCAGCTTCTCGTACACCATCTTTATTAGGCATTCTTCTATCAACTGCAACTGTAAAGGTAGCTACTGCCATTCCAGTTCCTGGTGTAAATCTCAACTCAGGATCTTTAGTTAGTCTTCCTATTAAAACAACTTTATTCATTAGCTAGCACCACCTTGTTATTACTTTTCGTTTCTAACTATGATATGTCTTATAACTCCATCAGTAATTCTGAATACTCTATCTAATTCCTTAGGTAGTTCAGGAGCTGCAGTAAAGTTGATTAAAGTATAGTAACCTTCGTTTGCTTTACCGATTTCGTAAGCTAACTTTCTGTTACCCCATTCATCAACATTTTCAATAGCGCCACCACCATTTTCTATAACACCCTTAAATTTTTCGATTATAGCCTTTTTAGCTTCTTCTTCTAAAGATGTGTTTAGGATAAATAATGTTTCATATTTATTCATTCTTTTCACCTCCTCTGGACTTGCGGCCATCTTCAAGATGGCAGGATTACAATTTATTATTTTACTACTTTTATTTACATATTGCAAGAACTAATTGTTATCTTCATTTGAAAATATTACTTTTTTTACTCTTTTATTAAAATCTGCTCTAGATATCATAACTAACCTTCCACAATTTCTGCATTTAATTTTAATATCTGCACCTAATCTAATTATCTCCCATTCATTTCCTCCACACGGATGTCCTTTTTTCATCTCAACTATATCACCTAACTTAAACACTAAATTCATTTTTATCCTCCATTATACTTATCTATCATAAAATTTTTTTATTATCTAAAACATTCCTTACTATATTTCTAATTTTCATTAAATAAAACTCTTTTATTATCCATTATTTAACTTTTATGTTTCTTTACTGCATGAGTATTCTGATCATTATACTTTTGTACTATCTCTACGTTCTTTTAAACAAATTATATAAAATATCTTATCATATTTTTTATAATCGTTTCTACTATAATATAAATAGTTCCTACTAATATAATACTATTTTAAATTCATATTTATATATTGTTAAAATTACTTTTAAAAAAGTTTTATTATAACTTTTATCAGAATTAAAAATTTATGTATACCATAATATACATATTTTATATTAATGATATATAATTATCTTATTAATATAAAAGGATGGTTAACTTTGTATGATTATCTTAATTAAATTATTAGTGCTTGGTTGTCTTACTGGATTTGCTTGTGCACTTCCACTTAACATATATATAAGTGAAGATATAGTCTCTAATAAATATCCATATAGTAATAAAAACATCTATCTTTCAGTTGGTGCTCTATTATCTAACATATTTTTGTTATTGTTTTTTAACACTGCAATGACTTTTCTTTTCAACACAAATAAATATATTAAAAATTCTTTATTAATACTATTTGGTATATTGATTAATTTTTTCATTTTTATTTACTTTACTAATAAAACTCTATTTAATAAAAATCAAAAGTATCCTAAATATTTTGATGCATTTATGCTAGGTGTAATTAAAACAACTACAAATATATTCACACTTTTTATATGGCTTATAGGAAGTTTACTTTATAATATAATGCATAGATATATATCTTTACATTATATTTTCACTTATTATACGGGACTAATATGTGGAATAAGTATGTGGTTTATATTTTTAAATATAATTCAAATTAATAAGATACATATTATTACTCCGGCTTCAATTACTTATATAAAAAATATATTATTAAAATTCTTCTTTATTCTAAGTCTCTTATTAATAATGCTAGGCATATATGGATTAATATAGAAACTACTGTTCATAATGAAATATATAAATTTATGTTATTGCTATAATTCACAAATCGCAATTCATAATTAATGTTAACTTTCCCCTGCGACGAAAATATCGTAGTCCCGCGGACAGCCAAAAAAATTGTTCACCACTACTTAACCAGAACAAATTACAATATTCACTTTAACTATATATAAGCTACATGAAAGTGCAACTTTCATTAGCTCCGTATAAAACAGCATTATACTATCAATTCTAATTATAAAATAAATCTTAATAACAACTTAGCAACAATACACTTATAATTCAAGAAATTACTCCTAGTAACTTCCACCACAATTGTGAATCGTGAATTGTAAATTGTGAATTAAAAAAAAGAGGCTCGCCTACAAATTTTCATTTGTTATTACGAGATCCTCTTTTTACATTATTCCATTTCCATTGCACTATCTAGAACTTCTTTCTCTTCTGTTGATAACTCATATCTAGAAATTCCGCTTTCTATCTCTTTAGCATAAATAACACTTTCTTCTCTTCCAAAAATACTTGTTAAAACAAATCCATTATTTTCATTATCTAACATTACAATCGAAAAACTTAAATCTGATCCTACATCATCAAAAGCTTTATATCTTTTCATTTCTACCTTTCTGATTGATGTATCAACTTTACTTAATATTTCTTCATGTAATTCAAATATAGTATTATTCTTTTCTTTCACTTCTTCAACTGCATTCATATATTTTTCTATTATATCTTCTAATGATTTTCCTTCACATCTAAATAAACTTTTATATCTTTTATTTAGCTTTCTATTTGAATTAATTAATACTAATAAAAATATAAATAATATTAAAATTACTGCAATCATTGATATAAGTATTATACTAATATTATCACTAACTATTTGATTTATTTTGTCCATGATTTCCTCCTCAAATTTGTTTCACGTGAAACTTGCTACATTAATAATTCAAGAATCCTATCTAATTCTTCTGGCGAATAATACTCTATTTCTATTTTTCCCTTATTATCTTTTTTAGTTTTAATTGACACTTTTGTTCCAAAGTGCTCACTAATCCTACTTTGCAATTCTTTAATATAAATATTTTCTTCCTCTACAATTGATTCCTTTACCTTCGGATTTAAAATGTCTCTTACTAATCTTTCTGTTTCTCTTACACTTAATTTATTATCTATAACCCTTATAGCCATTTCATATTGTGTATCTTTATTATCTAATGATAATAATGCTCTTCCATGTCCTTCAGATATTACCCCTTCAATTAAATACTGCTGAACACGCTTATCTAAGTTTAATAGTCTCATTGTATTAGTTATCGCTGTTCTTGATCTTCCTATAACCTTTGAAACCTCTTCTTGAGTTATAGAAAATTCTTTTATTAATCTTTTAAAAGCTAATGCTTCTTCTATAGGATTTAAATCCTCTCTTTGTATATTTTCTATCAACGAAACCTCTAATACCTTCTGATCAGTTAATTCCATAATAACCGCAGGAATAGACTTTATTCCTGCCAATTTTGCAGCTCTCCAACGTCTTTCTCCAGCAATTATTTCATAATCATTTCCACTTTCCTTTAATACTAAAGGTTGAATGATACCATTGTCTTTTATGGATTTAGCTAGATTGGATATTTTTTCTTCATCGAAATTTTTTCTTGGTTGTTTGCTATTTGGTTTAATCCTATTTATATCTATTAAATCTATTGAATTTTTTTCTTCCACTATTTCTTCATCAGGAATAAGTGCTCCTAACCCTTTACCCAATCCAAATTTTTTACTCACAATTACTCCTCCTGTCTACGTAAGAATTCTTTTGCCAACATATCGTAACTTTCCGCACCCTTACATTTAGCATCATATAACATAATAGGTAGTCCATAACTTGGTGATTCTGCTAGTCTAACATTTCTAGGAATTACTGTTTCATATACATAATCCCCAAAGTGATTTTTTACTTCTTTAGCAACCTCATTACATAAGTTTGCTCTTATATCATACATAGTTAAAAGTATCCCTTCATATTTAATATTAGGATTTAAACTTTTCTTAACTAAATTTATAGTATTTATAAGTTGTGATACACCTTCTAATGCATAATATTCACATTGTATTGGTATAAATACAGAATCTGATGCTACTAATGCATTTATAGTAAGTAATCCCAATGATGGTGGACAATCAATAAAAACAAAATCAAATTTATCTCTTACTAGTTCCAACTTTCTCTTTAATATATCTTCTCTATGATTTATTCCTGTCAATTCAACTTCTGCACCTGCTAATGCTTGTTCAGAAGGAATTATGTATAAATTTTCTATTAATTCACTTTTAATGATACAATCTTCTATTTCTGTATCATTAGTTAAAATATCATATATAGAAAATTCTAAATTGGATTTATCTATTCCTAATCCTGATGTAGAATTTCCTTGTGGATCTATATCTACTATTAAAACCTTCTTACCTTCAAAAGCTAAATATGTAGCTAGATTTATATTAGTAGTAGTTTTTCCGACTCCACCTTTTTGATTAAAGACACATATTGTTTTCACATCTATCCCCCCTATACTAATCTCTTATAATGATATTATAAATTACATTAATATGTTATAAAAGATAATTTCACAAATTCTTAAAATAATTTTTTGTAAAAAAAAGATTTAAGGAATATTATTCCTTAAATCCTGGTTTAAAAGTACCGTTTCACGTGAAACATTACTTTTTAGGTATCTTTACTGTTACTTCTATATAGTCATCACTTTCTTTAGATTTATATTTTGCACTAATACCATATTTATCAAATACTTGTTTTATCGTGTTTATATAAATCTTAGAACCAAAAACTCCCTTGATTCTCTTTTTTCCGTCCTTACCTATATCTTTTTCTTCATGCATATATTTTAATAGTGTTCTATCAATTAAAGCCTCTGTTTCTTTAACATTAAGCTTATTTTCAATTACTTTATCTAAAACCTTAATTTGCATTTCAGTATTAGGTAATTTCAATAAAGCTCTTGCATGTCTCTCTGTAAGAGCATTTTCTATAAGCCTTTTTCTTATCTCATAATCTAACTTAAGAACTCTTAACTTATTTGCTATTGTAGATTGTTTTTTTCCTATACTTTGTGCTAGAGTTTCTTGAGTATAATTATGTTCTTTTAATAAATTATAATATGCTTCTGCTTCTTCTAAGAAATTCAAATCTTCTCTCTGTAAATTTTCTAATAAAGCAATTGCAGCACTTTCTCTGTCATTTATATCAACTAATATTACAGGTACTTTATCTAATCCAGCTTTTTTTGCTGCTCTTAATCTTCTTTCTCCTGCAACTAATTCATAATAATTTTCTTTTATTTTTCTTACTGATAAAGGTTGTATTATGCCATATGTTTTTATTGATTCTGATAATTCTTCTATAGTTTCATCATTAAAAGTCTTTCTTGGTTGATAAAGATTTGGATATACTTCAAATGGAGAAACATATTGTATCTTACTTTCTTCTATTCCCTTCATATTAAATCCCATCCTCATAAAAAAATCATTATTTAACTTAATTATTTAATAGGCCTCTTACTGATTACTCCAGCCTTTCTTGGATATACATTCGAAGTTTCCTTTATCTTTTTTATCACAACAAGATTATGATTAAGATCAGTTCCTTCAACTTCAACTTCTATTATATCTTCTATTTTCCCTCCAAGAGTTGCTATAGCATTTTTTCCTTCTAATATTTCTGTTTCTATGGCTGGCCCTTTTAGTGCTATAAGATATCCCCCTACTTTTACATATGGAAGTGTATATTCACTAAGTACCGCCATATTAGCGACTGCTCTTGAAACTACAGCATCAAAACTTTCTCTCAATTCTGGCTTTCTAGCTCCATCTTCTGCTCTGCTATGAATAGTACTTATTTTTTGTAAATCTAATTTACAAATTACCTCATCTAAAAAATTGATTCTTTTGTTTAATGAATCTAAAAGTACCACTTCTGTTTCTGGAGATACTATCTTTATTGGTAGTCCTGGAAATCCTGCTCCCGTACCAACATCAATAACTTTCTTCAAATTTTTAAATTCTGAAAATCTAAAAATCTTTAAGCAATCAATAAAATGCTTTTTAAAAATGCCTTCATCATCTGTAATAGCCGTAAGATTTATTTTCTCATTCCATTCTTTTAATAAATCTTTATAAATAACAAACTTCTCAAACTCTTTTTCTGAAAACGGTATTCCTTCCTTATCTGCAGAAGTTTTCATAAGGGTATAAAAATCCATATAGTCCTCCTTTGAATTAATTTACTTTTTTGTATTAGATTTACTTTTGCTTATTTTGCTTCTTCTTTTGCTCTAAATATATCATTAATACAGAAATATCCGCTGGTGATACTCCTGATATTCTAGATGCTTGACCTATATTCATAGGTTTGAATTTATTTAATTTTTGTATTGCCTCTGTTCTTAATCCGTAGACATCAGAGTAATCTAGATCCTTGTCTATTAACCTATTTTCTATTTTTTTAAATTGTTCAACTTGCTCTAACTGCTTTTGTATATATCCTTCATACTTAGCTATAATATCAATTTGATCAATTATATCTATAGGTAATACTTCTCTTTCAGCATCTAATGGCTCTACAACCCTATAATTTAATTCTGGTCTCTTAATAAGTTCATATAAAGATATTGGTTTCTTTAATGCTACTGAATCTAATTGCTCTAAAAATTCATTTACTTCCTTTTTATTTGTTATTTGAAGATTTTTTATTCTCTCTAATTCAGCTTCTAACTTAGCTTTTCTTTCAACAAAAATATTATATCTATGATCATCAACTAATCCTATTTCTCTTCCAAGTTCAGTTAATCTTAAATCTGCATTATCTTGTCTTAATAAAAGTCTATATTCAGCTCTTGAAGTCATCATTCTATATGGTTCATTTGTTCCCTTAGTAACTAAATCATCTATTAATACACCAATATATGCATCACTTCTTCTTAATATAAACGGTTCTTGATTTTTTATTTTTCTAGATGCATTTATTCCTGCTATTAAACCTTGTGATGCTGCTTCTTCATATCCTGATGTACCATTAAATTGTCCTGCACCAAAAAGTCCATTTACTTTCTTAAATTCTAGTGATAATTTAAGTTCAGTAGGATCTACTGAATCATACTCAATAGCATATGCTGATCTCATGAATTCACAATTTTCTAATCCTGGAATTGTTCTATACATTGCTATTTGTACATCTTCCGGCATAGAAGAACTCATACCTCCGATATATAACTCTTCAGTATCTTCACCTTCTGGCTCTACAAATATTTGATGTTGCAATTTATCAGGGAACCTCATAATCTTATCTTCTATAGAAGGACAATATCTTGGTCCTATTCCTTCAATAGATCCATTATACATAGGTGATCTATCTATATTTTCTTTTATTATATTATGAGTTTTTTCATTAGTATAAGTTAAATAACATGATATTTGCTCTTTTTCTAAATTGCTATTAGTAAATGAAAATGGAATTATTCTTTCATCTCCACATTGTTCTATCATCTTTGAAAAATCTACTGAACTTCTCTTTACCCTTGCTGGTGTTCCAGTTTTAAATCTTCTAAGTTTTATACCTAAATTCAATATTGATTGAGACAAATCCATTGCTGGCACTAATCCATTAGGACCACCATAGTAACTTGTTTCACCAATTATTATTCTACCTTTTAAATAAGTACCCGTTGCCAAAATTACAGCTTTAGTCTCATAATAAGCGCCATTTTTCGTTATAATTCCTTTAACTTCGCCCTCTTCCACTTCTATAGAAATTACTTCAACTTGTTTTAAGTAAATATTATCTTCACTTTCTAAAACCTTTTTCATTTCCCTAGTATATGAGTGTTTATCTGCTTGAGCTCTTAAAGAATGTACTGCTGGCCCCTTAGATGTATTTAGCATCCTTGATTGGATAAATGTCTTATCTATATTCTTTCCCATTTCTCCGCCTAAGGCATCTATTTCTCTAACTAAGTGTCCTTTTGCAGTTCCACCAACATTGGGATTACAAGGCATCATTGCTATAGACTCTAAACTCATTGTTGCAACTAATGTCTTCATTCCTAGTCTCGCACTTGCAAGAGCCGCTTCACATCCTGCATGCCCGGCTCCAATTACAACAACATCAAATTTGCCTCCAAAGTATGTTTTCATCTTTTCCTCCTAATTTCTTCTTTATATTCTATTTTCCTAAACAAAATTCTGAAAATATCTTATCTATTAGATCTTCTTCTACTGTTTCTCCATTAATTTGACCTAATGCACTCCATGCATTTCTGATATCTATAGATGCTAAATCTATTGCCATTGTATCTTTTAATGCACATAAAGTTGATTGTAGACATTCTTTAGCTTTATATAATGCTTCTTTATGTCTTATATTCGTAACCATTACTTCTGAAGAATTTATCTTACCATTAAAGAATAATTCTTTTATAGCGTTCTTTATTTCATCTATTCCTAATTCATCCTTAGTCGATATAGGAATAATATAATCTTGATTTAATTCTTTTAAATCATTTTGATTGATAGCATTAGGTAAATCTTGCTTATTTAATAATACTATATATTTTTTATTTTTTATATATTTTATTATTTCTATATCTTCTTCTGCTATCTCTCTTGAAGCATCTAACATTAGTATAACTAAATCTGCCTCCTCAATTTTTTCCTTCGATCTCTCTACACCTATTTTTTCTACTACATCTTCAGTTTCTCTTATTCCTGCAGTATCTATAATTCTTATAGGAATCCCATCAAGAGATATATATTCTTCTATTATATCTCTTGTAGTTCCAGGTATATCTGTAACTATAGCTCTATTTCCTCTAGTTAATACATTTAATAGTGAAGATTTTCCTACATTCGGCTTTCCTACTATAACTGTGGACAATCCATCTCTAATTATCTTTCCTGCCTCTGCACTTTCTATTAATTTATTTACTTCATTAATTACTAATTTCACATCTAATTCTGTTTTTTCTGAAGTAACTTCTTCTAAATCATCTTCTGGATAATCAACGGTAGCTTCAATATGTGCTATTATTTCTAATAATTTATTTCTTAATTCATTTATTTCTTTTGATAATTTTCCTTCACTTTGAACTAATGCACTTTTCATTGAAACTTCTGTTTTAGAATTAATTATATCCATAACCGCTTCAGCCTGTGATAAATCAATTCTTCCATTTAGAAATGCCCTTTTAGTAAATTCTCCCGGCTCAGCAAGTCTAGCTCCAGATTTAATAACAGTATCTAAAACTCTTTTAGTTGCTATAACTCCCCCATGACAATTTATTTCGATAGTATCCTCTGCTGTAAAAGACTTCGGACCTTTCATATATGATAATATCACTTCATCAATCTTTTCGTTAGTTTCGCTGTCAATTATACTTCCATATCTCATAGTATATGGCTTAATGTCATCTATACTTTTTCCACGTACTCCTCTAAATATCTTCTTAGCTATTTTAAGAGCCTCTTCTCCTGATACTCTTATTATAGATACACTTCCTTCTCCTACCGCTGTTGCTACGGCCGCAATAGTGTCAAATTCTTTCATGATCTATACCTCCTAAGTTCTACATTGAATCTTGCTCTTAAGCTTTTAATTC
Above is a genomic segment from Clostridium bornimense containing:
- a CDS encoding single-stranded DNA-binding protein, with amino-acid sequence MNKVVLIGRLTKDPELRFTPGTGMAVATFTVAVDRRMPNKDGVREADFIPIVVWGKQGENVANYMSKGRLIGISGRIQTRNYEGKDGIRRYVTEVVADEVQFLERGNGAEGGFNGGSRGSNNGESYNSSNLGSDQSYDNGWADPIDDDDEIPF
- the rpsR gene encoding 30S ribosomal protein S18, with translation MSEKKEYKKNMRGRRARKKVCAFCSEKSEAIDYKDINKLRKFVTERGKILPRRISGTCAKHQRELTGAVKRSRNIALLPFTTE
- the rpsF gene encoding 30S ribosomal protein S6 encodes the protein MNKYETLFILNTSLEEEAKKAIIEKFKGVIENGGGAIENVDEWGNRKLAYEIGKANEGYYTLINFTAAPELPKELDRVFRITDGVIRHIIVRNEK
- a CDS encoding ParA family protein — protein: MKTICVFNQKGGVGKTTTNINLATYLAFEGKKVLIVDIDPQGNSTSGLGIDKSNLEFSIYDILTNDTEIEDCIIKSELIENLYIIPSEQALAGAEVELTGINHREDILKRKLELVRDKFDFVFIDCPPSLGLLTINALVASDSVFIPIQCEYYALEGVSQLINTINLVKKSLNPNIKYEGILLTMYDIRANLCNEVAKEVKNHFGDYVYETVIPRNVRLAESPSYGLPIMLYDAKCKGAESYDMLAKEFLRRQEE
- a CDS encoding DUF4446 family protein, producing MDKINQIVSDNISIILISMIAVILILFIFLLVLINSNRKLNKRYKSLFRCEGKSLEDIIEKYMNAVEEVKEKNNTIFELHEEILSKVDTSIRKVEMKRYKAFDDVGSDLSFSIVMLDNENNGFVLTSIFGREESVIYAKEIESGISRYELSTEEKEVLDSAMEME
- a CDS encoding DUF951 domain-containing protein, translated to MNLVFKLGDIVEMKKGHPCGGNEWEIIRLGADIKIKCRNCGRLVMISRADFNKRVKKVIFSNEDNN
- a CDS encoding ParB/RepB/Spo0J family partition protein — translated: MSKKFGLGKGLGALIPDEEIVEEKNSIDLIDINRIKPNSKQPRKNFDEEKISNLAKSIKDNGIIQPLVLKESGNDYEIIAGERRWRAAKLAGIKSIPAVIMELTDQKVLEVSLIENIQREDLNPIEEALAFKRLIKEFSITQEEVSKVIGRSRTAITNTMRLLNLDKRVQQYLIEGVISEGHGRALLSLDNKDTQYEMAIRVIDNKLSVRETERLVRDILNPKVKESIVEEENIYIKELQSRISEHFGTKVSIKTKKDNKGKIEIEYYSPEELDRILELLM
- the rsmG gene encoding 16S rRNA (guanine(527)-N(7))-methyltransferase RsmG — encoded protein: MDFYTLMKTSADKEGIPFSEKEFEKFVIYKDLLKEWNEKINLTAITDDEGIFKKHFIDCLKIFRFSEFKNLKKVIDVGTGAGFPGLPIKIVSPETEVVLLDSLNKRINFLDEVICKLDLQKISTIHSRAEDGARKPELRESFDAVVSRAVANMAVLSEYTLPYVKVGGYLIALKGPAIETEILEGKNAIATLGGKIEDIIEVEVEGTDLNHNLVVIKKIKETSNVYPRKAGVISKRPIK
- the noc gene encoding nucleoid occlusion protein produces the protein MKGIEESKIQYVSPFEVYPNLYQPRKTFNDETIEELSESIKTYGIIQPLSVRKIKENYYELVAGERRLRAAKKAGLDKVPVILVDINDRESAAIALLENLQREDLNFLEEAEAYYNLLKEHNYTQETLAQSIGKKQSTIANKLRVLKLDYEIRKRLIENALTERHARALLKLPNTEMQIKVLDKVIENKLNVKETEALIDRTLLKYMHEEKDIGKDGKKRIKGVFGSKIYINTIKQVFDKYGISAKYKSKESDDYIEVTVKIPKK
- the mnmE gene encoding tRNA uridine-5-carboxymethylaminomethyl(34) synthesis GTPase MnmE, which produces MKEFDTIAAVATAVGEGSVSIIRVSGEEALKIAKKIFRGVRGKSIDDIKPYTMRYGSIIDSETNEKIDEVILSYMKGPKSFTAEDTIEINCHGGVIATKRVLDTVIKSGARLAEPGEFTKRAFLNGRIDLSQAEAVMDIINSKTEVSMKSALVQSEGKLSKEINELRNKLLEIIAHIEATVDYPEDDLEEVTSEKTELDVKLVINEVNKLIESAEAGKIIRDGLSTVIVGKPNVGKSSLLNVLTRGNRAIVTDIPGTTRDIIEEYISLDGIPIRIIDTAGIRETEDVVEKIGVERSKEKIEEADLVILMLDASREIAEEDIEIIKYIKNKKYIVLLNKQDLPNAINQNDLKELNQDYIIPISTKDELGIDEIKNAIKELFFNGKINSSEVMVTNIRHKEALYKAKECLQSTLCALKDTMAIDLASIDIRNAWSALGQINGETVEEDLIDKIFSEFCLGK
- the mnmG gene encoding tRNA uridine-5-carboxymethylaminomethyl(34) synthesis enzyme MnmG, encoding MKTYFGGKFDVVVIGAGHAGCEAALASARLGMKTLVATMSLESIAMMPCNPNVGGTAKGHLVREIDALGGEMGKNIDKTFIQSRMLNTSKGPAVHSLRAQADKHSYTREMKKVLESEDNIYLKQVEVISIEVEEGEVKGIITKNGAYYETKAVILATGTYLKGRIIIGETSYYGGPNGLVPAMDLSQSILNLGIKLRRFKTGTPARVKRSSVDFSKMIEQCGDERIIPFSFTNSNLEKEQISCYLTYTNEKTHNIIKENIDRSPMYNGSIEGIGPRYCPSIEDKIMRFPDKLQHQIFVEPEGEDTEELYIGGMSSSMPEDVQIAMYRTIPGLENCEFMRSAYAIEYDSVDPTELKLSLEFKKVNGLFGAGQFNGTSGYEEAASQGLIAGINASRKIKNQEPFILRRSDAYIGVLIDDLVTKGTNEPYRMMTSRAEYRLLLRQDNADLRLTELGREIGLVDDHRYNIFVERKAKLEAELERIKNLQITNKKEVNEFLEQLDSVALKKPISLYELIKRPELNYRVVEPLDAEREVLPIDIIDQIDIIAKYEGYIQKQLEQVEQFKKIENRLIDKDLDYSDVYGLRTEAIQKLNKFKPMNIGQASRISGVSPADISVLMIYLEQKKKQNKQK